CCACAACCACAGCATTTGACCCACTTCTGCTCCTATTTGTCTGTTCACACACGCTCATACCCATTAGCACTTACCGCCATCCCGAAGCAGAAAGTTGTCACACCTACAGCATTGGCACAGAGCACGCAGAGAGAATCACTTCTCAAATCTGGATGGAAAGGAGGCTGGACTTAGCCATCTGCGCTTCCACAACTGGCAGCTCCGAAATCTGAAGGGCAGACTAGCAAGAGAGGAGCACAGGGAATGACCGTCTCCCAGGGAAAATTTGTTTTGCCAGTGAATTACACAACTGTCTGGGAAATAGCAGCAAAACGTCGAGCATCAGGGTTTCTGACATTTACTTCAGGTTGTGGGAAAAGAACATCACATGCagttgctgcagctcctgcagccatttctGGGATCTCTGCCTCAGCCTTAAGGTCTGTGCAAGTTTCCTAATTTTGTTACATAACTGCTTTCTTCTCAGGGCTCCCTTTGAAACGCCGTGGCACGATTTCATAGCTACCTCACTCACAAAAGTGCTGGAGAAGGGCTCTGCGCCGAGCAGTCCCGGACCCACACCTCCCAGAACTTGCTTCTGAGCCTGGCGCAGTGCGTATTAAATAGCAAAATGTTCCTGATATTTAATCACGCTCTGCTGTTTAATAAGGTGAGAAAATTCAAGCCTGTAAAAGGGATTAAAAGGAAGGTAATTTTGCCTCTTATAAGAGATGTTAGTTACAAAATTGCTGTCAATCCAAACGCAGTAATTGCCGTCAGCACCCTAGATCTACAAGGCATTTCTAAAAATGTCACAtcctttaaaaagtaattaaacagCATACAGCTGATGCCAAGTTCTGCTCTTTTTAATTCCTGGGTTTTGTAGTGAATACTGCATGCAGACATAGGATATATATACCCTGTTACACCCTACATTTGCAGTCTTACAATGAGAAACCCctcaaagaaaagctgaaaaaaatccaatataCAGTGGCCACCTTGAAATAAAACGCAGCGCTCCCGCTCTCCTTCTCGTAGTTCCCAATACCTCGGCGATTTCCTGCGAGAAACCTTGCTCACTGGAAATACCTGCTGCTGTTCAGCCAGCCGTGTTTATCTGTCACCAGGCaatgcaaagcagagctgtggctTCTCGAGGAGCACAGTCAGGAAGTCAGAAACCGCTCCTGAATGGGCGACTTTACATCATGCTCTCCAAATAGCAACCTGGCAAGTTTCTGAAGCAGCTCAGGCACCGAGTGGCTGAGCTGTCAGACGCAGCAGTCCCTCAGAACAGCCACCCTTCCAGAGCAATTCAAAAGCCGagactatttttgtttttaagtctcCGAGTGCTCCAAGCAAGGGACTCCCGAGCAACAAGCCCTACACGTGTATCTGGCACGCTCCTCAGAACCGTCATTAAAAATGGAACACCAGTCTGCCCGCAAGCCTATCTGATAGGGGGTAATCAGGGCCCCTTCTGCAACGGAAGCTCACGTCTTCGTCTATCAGCACTTTTGAACATGTCAAACTCGCTGATAAACCAGAGCAAGCGATAAAGCAGACGCAGGCTTTCAAAGAGCCTTTGGAAGGGCGGCCGGGACTTGTGAATAGAGTGCTGTGTGTGAAAAGCGAACGCTGCCACAGACTGAAAAGCAGCCAGGAAACTGAACCCGATTTTGAGGTCGACGTTCTTCGCTGCCATGGGCTGCTTGGATAATGAGGATTAACCCAGCCCGAATAAAAACCACACTCACACCGAGTCCTCCTAGTCTTGATGCTCCCCCCTAGCTCGCTCGTGTCAGGCCACGCAGTGGTgagagaggcaggcaggcagcgccCTGTTCTGCATGCACCAGCAGCTCGCTCCTCCTGGAGGTTTACAGGTAAAGCAGCAGGACGAGAGCACCGCAGGACCTCCAGCTTCGCACAAAATCCAACCGCGAGACCTCTGCGGGACCGGCACGCCGAGACATCCATCacgctgctgcagcaggtgccGATGGCTGACGTTAGCTGGGGATGCCCCACGTTCCTCTGGCTGCCCGAGCTCTGGCAGGAGAACCTGGGGCGGCTGAGtgagctgggattgttcagcctggagaagaggaggctcaggggcgaccttatcgctctctataggtaccttaaaggaggctgtagcgaggtaggggttgctctattctcccacgtgcctggtgacaggacgagggggaatgggctaaagttgcgccaggggaggtttaggttggatattaggaagtacttctttactgaaagggttgttaggcattggaatgggctgcccagggaagtggttgagtcaccatccctggaggtctttaagagacgtttagatgttgagcttagtgatatggtttagtggaggacttgttagtgttaggtcagaggttggactcggtgatcttggaggtctcttccaacctagacgattctgtgaagACGCTCAAGGTGCTCCCGGAGCCAACAGAGGAGGTCAGCGGGGCTCAGGGGGTGTTGAAGTCGTTCAAAACACCGCGAGACAGGTCTCCACCTGCACCCTTCCCGTGTAGCAGAGTTAACCCTTCTCTGAGCAAAGTTAACCGGGACCAACTCAGGCTGTtgcccttccctcctgcccctaCCCAGACCAGCAGCCTAGCATTTTAACACAGCACCAAGTCCTTAAATTGAGGGAGCTTGCCCTATAATTGCAGACCTCAAGCTGCTGTAAAAAGGCCCAGCAATGCTCACTGTATTCATCTGTCATGCATCGGGGAAGAAAAGAACTGAAGCAGTAACATTTCCAAACGGCAATTCATCTTACATGAGCAAAGCTTAAGATGGATCAACTTTACCAATGAATAGGCAGTATAAAAACGGAATTTAATATCGACAGTGCACATTTGGTCGGTAGGACAGGTGAGAAGTGGACTACCTGCACCACACGACCTTAAAAGCAGGTATCTGGGAAGGAGACGAGGTGGCTCTGCGAGCTCTTCCATTCAACGCACTACAGTCAGGAGAGCAGAGACACCTGAAGAGACGAGGAGAGGCAAGGAAAATACTGGGGTACTGCGCCCTGTTCAGACAGGGGCATatggacagaaaaataaggaCTTAAAAATTAAGTAAGACCTTAAtaaatacacaggaaaatagagtaaagaaaataacagcttcTAATAATTCAGGGAACTTGAGGCTGAGCTTGAAGTAAAGCAAAGCCAAACTTTTAACAGAGAAATATTATGTTGCAACACAATCATGCTGTCAAATCCGCTGCCACAGGAAGTCACTGAAGCCAAGGGTTTTACTCAGATTCAAgcagaaaacagttatttaagCACGTAACAACgctgaggaaaaaataacacacacgGCTGAAGGAACCTCAAGTTTCACAGCCCAGGACACAACACAACATCCCGAGAGATCACCAAGGTGTATTTGGCCAGATAAATGCTGGTCCCAACCCAACCCCACAGCGGCCAGCTGCGAATGCCAAGGGAAGAGCACAAgcaacaaccaaaccaaaccaaaccgtGCCTTGAGTGAGCCGAATGCTCCATACTGTTCAGCTGTCTTAGGGCTGGCATCTGCCAAGCACCTAACCCCAAAAAGCACCCAGCGCTGGCCAGCTCCCAAAGTATGCCTGACGTCGTCTCTGATGCTGTACGGTTTTCGTTTCTTCTCCTACCTTGCAATTTTATCTTTGAGAACAAcaaatttatttgcaaaaacagAAGCTCAGCCCAATGCTTGGGGTCAGTCCAGGCAGCGTGTCGTCCCGACCCACGGGAACGTGTCTACCACGACCACGTCAAGTGACAGGAGAATAAAGCCGGAACACTGCATCTCTCTTTTAAACAGCAGTTCCAGTAACagtgaatttcagaaaatccCCTTGGCACACTTAAATTAAGAAATGAGAGAACAGTTCTACGAATTCTCTGATACCGTCCcctcaatttaaaataaatgaatctaCATTTCCAGATTTCTTGATAACATCGTGGATATCTGCATATATGCACACCTGGTTGCTCCAACTTTGAAGCTGGCCCTGCTTCCAAGTTTGGACACAGTACGTGACTTCCAGAGACCCCTttcaacctaaattattctgtttataCATAAAACATTCCCAAACATGACATAGCAATGCATTATAACCCTCATTATAACTAGGGATTGCAATTTGGATTCCCTTATAGGCAATTTATTACGCTCTTTGTATTCCCTTCACAAATCCGAGTTTAATTTCTTCACGTAGTTAACTGTTTCCTCTGCACCCACTCCCACAGACCTTtacaagcagcagcacaataAACTCAAACGAGGACACATGACATTGAACGCTTCCAAAGCCTTTGCTTTTTGACCACCGTTGTAGAGTTAGCGGTGGCCAGCTGTCCTTGGACAGGCAGGACGAGCAGCACTCCGACACAGGTATCCCTGGAGTTTTGCTTCcttcataaaacagaaaatagtgtttaaaaaacCCACGCAGGCCTGCACTGTTCCGTGGGCAGAAGCAGTTACTGACCTGTGGCTGTTGCTGCTAAGAAGCATCCCAGCAGTCGCACCCCACCCGCACCACCAGCTGCCCAGATCGGCGTGCAACCAGGAGCCACTCCGGTCCTGAAGCACCACGTAACCTCTTTCTCCTGGTGGGAACGTTACTTTGGGTCAACGCTTGCCAAGAGCTTCATAAAAACTTGTCGCTCTGCAGGTACTTAATGTCTTTCAGTTGCCCTTAAATTCGGTGGTGCCATCTGACGGACTAAAGGAGTTATTCAAACAGCAGAAGACCAACAAAGGAAGTAATTGTACGGGTCTTGTGCCCTTCGTAAGCCCAGCTAAAAATGCACGTAAACTCTTAGGTCATGAATCTGCAGAGCATGCCATCCGTTACAAACACAACTCCCTCAAAGACCCCGAACCACCTGTGAACGTCATCACACTCACTCACGAGAGacatgagaaaaggaaaataaacgATACTGCTAGTTCTCTCACAACACTTCTACTACAAGGAGTAAGACACGATCCTAGAAAAGGCGTGGGAAGAGAGCATACACACCTTGGGAGACCTGGGACAGAACTAATGTCCACTGCTTTCCAGTGACCCCTGCCAGCTACAACGGGAACAGCACTGCTCAGCTCCAGGAGCCACCGCGGCCACCAACCTGCTCCCACACGGCCACCGAAGCCTCTTCACCTCATCCGCACGCTCCTCAAAGCACAGCAAGATCCTGTGTCCCACTCCGAAGCTCTCCCAAAACCCACACCGCTATTTGGGCAGCCGTGGGTGCAGCTGGGCCGACCGCCGGGGCGAGATGAGCAAACTGCTCTGGGAGAACTGACTGACCGGTGGCTTATTCGCCCGTCCCACTGCACGTAATGCGAGAGGAAAAACATCCTACTGCAAACACTGAATTCAACCAAGCAGGTTTCCAAATTCTTTTTCGGATGACTCAGAGTCTATTTTGCCCTTTATAATATTTATACCCAGAACACAAACATACGTTGGCACCAAAACATAGCAACAGAAAATCCAACTGCATAAACGTTCCTCTTTAAAAGGGGATCAGGACCTTAAACGCACCACTTCCAAGCACCGCTCTCAACCTTCgcttgcaaaaatgaaaattgtttgcGAATACCGTACAGGAGAgctctggggggaaaaaaaacttcgGAAGTGACAGAAGTATGATGTGCGTACGGACATCAGCTCGTAAACACCTTACCAGAACAAAAAGAAGGCTTCTCGGAAAAGGATTATCCTTCCCAGGGAGTCTCAAAGAAAGAGGTAAATCAAAGGAGATCGCTGAAACCTTCTGAGCTACAGAAATAGCCAAATCCACAGAGCTATTTATAACCCAGAGATTTACTCGCTGACCACTTTTAGCCTCCAagcccagcaaaacaaaatcatctCATGCCAAGCGGCACCGCACACAACAGAAACGTGTCCTCCTGCCACCAAGCGACTGTCCTAACCACGGCCCAAGACACCGGGACTGCCTCGCGAGGATTAACGGGTTATTTCAAGCAATGCACTTCTCCCCCATAAAACAGACACCACCAGCTGTTTATCAGCATCAACAGGAAGATGTAAGTGGGCAAATTACCGATGACACACATCATTCCTATTAGAGACGTGGTGCGCCCAAACCCTGGCACGAGCTGCGTTTTCTGCGGGGATGTTTCATCGGGAAGAATTTCAGAACTTTAATTAAAGCGCTTGCAACAAGTCGGGTTTTCCAATTAATTACTTTCTTCGGTTAATTATATCGCAGATGGGTAAGATGCTGGCAGATTTGGAACGAAATGAGGCGGTGGCGTGGCTTTTCAAGTGACCAGTGATATGTAAAGGCTGTAAAAGACGGAGTGCCAAGCGTGGGGCTTAGGAATAAGGGCTCAGAGCGTCACTACACCTGATGCACCTGAGCTATGCACGCTCGGGGTGTGCGCAGAACAAAAGCAGCCAACACCTGGACGGCTCTGCTACCGGTAACCATTTCCCCCAGTGCTCTcgcctttgtttctcacaggaaaaaaaaaaaaaaaagaaatagcaagtgAAGAACTTAGCAGGAAACAATACGATGGAAGAAAATGTAAGGCACGGGAAGCGCAGCCCGGCGTTTGGCTTGGGAAAGGCGGGCACGGCGTGAGGTGCGGGCGGGCTGGCGCAGGGAGGGGAGTATAAAACGGTAAtaaagtggggggggggggggggggagggaagggggctgagggaagggacCGAAAGGCAGCCAAGGGGGGGGGCTGGGATGGAGAGGCCGGAACTGAGGAGatggggggcgaggggctggggcggggggcgaggggccggggggggggcgaggggccgagggggggggcgaggggccgAGGGGGGGAGAGCCCCAGCTCCGGCCCCAGCCCCCGATCACCGCCCTCCCCTcacggccgggccgggccgggccgggccgggggaggcCGCGGGCCTCAACCCACCGCCGCCGTAAGGGCCCCCGCTgaggggccgcggggccgggcccttccccagccccttcccccgGTCCCGTCACGGTCCCGtcacggcccccccccgggcgaAGCAGGCGCCCGCGGCTCCCCCCAGAGGctgaggagaaggggggggggggggggggtcccgacCTTACCGCCTGCCCGGCGCCGCGCCTCGGCACCGCTCGGTGCCGTTCGGCTCCACTCGGCTCCGTTCGGGTCCACTCGGCACCGCTCGGGTCCGTTCGGTTCCGCTCGGCTCCGCCAACGGCAGCGCGGGGAGCGCGAGACTGAGAGGAGGCAACAgctgtgggaggggagggggggagcgaGGCGCGCgccgcgggggcggggccgcggcacCTCAGTCGTGCAGTCCCCGCCCACCTCGGTGGGAGGGGTCGAGGGGTGAGTGGCGGCTGTGCTGTCCAatgagagagggaggggggtgggggttgtggttgatgGGTGGTTCTTTATGGTGTGGGGCGGGCGGAGTGATAGGCAGCCGCAAGCACGAATGGGCggtgaggaggagggagggaggcgggaTGAAAGCCGAGCCGTAGCCAATCGGGAGGGGGCAGCCCCGCCGTGACGGGCCAGCCTGCAAACAGAGCGGCGGGAGGCGGGCTTTATCTCGAGCGCCGTCTGAGCGGACCAATGACAGAGCGGGGCAGGGTGATGAGCGTCCGCGCTGCCCAATGGCGAGGCGGGACGCTGCGCGGAGCTGCGTGCGGCCTACGGGGCCCGGCCGGGACGGGACGGGTCGGGCTGCGACGGGCCCTGCCCCTGCGGTAGGTGGCGGGGGGACCCCGGGGGGGGCTCCTGGAGCCCTGTGAGGGGCCTGAGGGCAGGGGCGGGAAATGGGGGGAAATAGGGGGGAAATGGGggtaaaatgggaaaaataggggggaaaatagggaaaaataggggggaaatggcagaaaatagCGGGGAAACGGGGAAAATAGGAGGGAAGTAGGGGGGGAATGGGGAAAATAGAGGGAACATGgggaaaatagaggaaaatagGGGAAAATGGGGGGAAAATAGACGGAAAAAGGGGGGAAGtggggggaaaaggaggggaatTGGGGAAAATAGAGGGGAAAAGGTGAAAGGTAGGGGGAAAATAGGGAAAGtagggggaaaagggggagatgggagaaaataaggaggaaaaaaggaggtaAATTGGGAAATAAGGGGGAAAATGGGGGCCAGCCGAGCAGCAGAAGGCCTGTGAGGGACCCCGGGGCTGTTCCCAGGTTCAGTTTCCCCCGCCAGACCACTTGGTGTGTCCCTTAATTAACCTACAGTGCTGTTTAATTGGGCTTCCCTCTCCTGAAGTTAGTTAAACACCAGTCAAGGCTTACGTTTAAGCTCGTAGATCAGTTGTCGTTACTGTAGGGCTGAGCGTTAGGTTAActcctctgctttgttttttccttctgaagggGCTATAATTAGCTTATGGGACGTTCTGGTTATTTAGAGCATCCCACCAAGGTCAGTAACGGTACTTAGGCAGTGTTTCTCATTACTGATAAACTCCACTTGCTGCTAATTACAGGAGTCCTGTAAGGAGCTGACAGCTTTTTTAGTTCTGCACCCCGCCTTTGACATTGCTTCTTCGCAGAAGAACTGGTTCAGGCTTGTACCAAATTTGCATCCCTCTTCCAACCCGAACGTCTTCTTGGGATGGCTGCCTCCAGCTGGGCGTCTGCAGATCCCCTTCTGCTTTGCTAACAAAACATGGTCAAGTGCTCTGTGTGATCAGACCTTCATCACTACGCCAGCTGCATCCCCAGCTGTCAGTCCGTAGACTTTCCTAGCTTCCTGTACTTGGGGTACAGGGCTATAAGATCTCAAAAGTACCCCTGGATTCTTTGAGTTTGCATCCTCAAAATGTAAAATTGAATGGAGCCTTGCAGTTCCTGTCCCATTGCGCAGGTACGTCTCCTGATTAGATCAGTGAAAGGCAATATAATGTCCCCTGCTGAGGTtttttgtctgtgctttttAAAGTTGTGTTACTAAGTGTTCTGAACAattaagaaaattgaaaatcttCTCATGAAGTTAGCAACCTTCATATTGGGTAGCCCTATCTAATACCTCATTGGtaactttctgttttctccagacACTTGATAGCCCCTTCTTTGAGTGTCGATCACCTGATACTAAGAGTGTTGAATTCCTTCCAGGCCCAAGTTTCCAGCCTGTTTCTGTGgtttctcctttctccagttTGCTAATGAGAGATTCTCCTTCTTGTACTATCTGTAGCAATATTTCTAGAACTGTTTTTCTGGAATGTTTTGATGAAAGGATTGCTGAAACAGGTTCAGGTCACCACTGTCTTCACTGTAGCCACAAACTTGTACTTGAGGATACTGGAAATGTTGTCCAAATGCTGGAAATACTTAAAGCAGGTCATAATAATTGTTCTGTAATCCTCTCTATCTGCCAGCTGGTTTAGGTGTGTTCCTACAGCAAGAAAAGAGCAATGCTATCTAAGCTTCCTTCTAATTTCTCAGCTTAATAGCAATTAACTCCTGTGCAGAGGTCACCGCTCAGCTCCACCCCTCCTGTAAGGATGGGGTCTCGGTTCCACCTCTCCAGTAACTGCCTTTCTTCAGACCTTCTGGCAATCCAAGCAGAACAGAGACACTGAAAAGTCAAGTACAAAAATaccaaacttctttttttttttttttttttctagttcagCTCAAGGAAGTGGCCCGGGTTGGGGTCACCCAAGTGCCAGCGGGAGGAGATGCGCTTACAGCAACCCCAGCTTTGCTTAGTTTAGGCTTGGCTGGATCTATTCAGTAAGAGAAAACCCGCTGGTTTGCTCGAAATCTAATCTGTTCAAACTTCAGACCCAGcctgaagaaaacagtaggTCTGTTGAACTGTGTATCAAGAGGCAGGTCGCAGTTGCGGGGCGGTGTTAGGGGTGCACAGAGCCGTTATCCCCCAGCGGCTTATCCTAACCAGCTGAGCCAGCAGTGGCTGCTTCCTGCATCTGGTTCCGATGTTTGAGTACAAGCCCGGTTCAGTGTGctaatttgggggaaaaaatccgAACTCGGTTAAAAAGAAAACGCTGCTAAGAGTTTTCTGCATGTTCAGAGAGCTGAATAGGCGTCATGGTGTGACGTGAGGCATCAACAGCCCtgtggaggaggcaggaggcagggctggtCCGGCCCCTCTGGCAGCCCGTGACGGTCGGGTGCTGCAAGCGAGCTGCTCTTCTGAAGTAGCCTAAATGCTTTGTCCTCTGGAACCAGTCGAAGTCCAGGTTCTTATTCAAGCGGAACTAGAGCAGTGGTGTTCTAGAATTAATTTCTATcaagcttgcaaaaaaaaaatctcagatgtTTAAAATAGTTAAGACCCCTGTTTTAGCGCTGTGTCACTGCCATGCAATTGCCCATCTTTGTAGCATCCATTATTAAGGTCATAATTCTTCCTGCTTTAAAGCTGGTGCTTTAGACCTGCAGCAGAATCCTTCTGGCAGACACGATGGTCGATGTCTTTCATTTAGGCATATAAAAGCTTTTATGACTGTAATGGCAGCTAGATACTTGTGTCTGTCTTTCTTCTGTCATGACTACACTGAAACTTAAATATGCTACCAAGCCACTAAGTTGATTTGGCTGAAGCAGAGTCAGTCGATGTCTGCATACTTTAGATACTTGCCAAAAAACCAAATGTTATCCTTAACTTTTAGTATTTTAGGGCTGCTGTTGAACAGTAAGTAGTAGTTAGCAGAGCTTTCTGGCTCAATTTCAGACCGGGTCACTTCAGCTGTAGACATTAGGATCTTTCAGATACTGTTACTTGTCCTTGTTAACTGGCTTGTATTTTAGTGTGGTTATTTATTATGGACAGGGAAGTGTTAGCTTTATTTTCAAGGATTAACTACGAGTGCCTTGGTACTGGAGGAAAATAGATCTGAACGTATTCTCAGAACACAAAAGCCCCTAAATGACTTGGACAGCTAGTTTGGGTTCAGAGCGTCGCTTGTTTCAAACGGAGAGGTGAGTTGTACAGCTGCTGCCTGAGGGCACTCCGTGTTGAGGGTGGGTGGAACCAGCACAGGGTGCATCGCTGGGAATGGGAGCTAGAAAAGAAATGCCAGGACACAGAGCGTGTAGCGAACGTGGAAGGGGTGGGAAAGCAAGAAATGAGTCTACTTTACAGATTATGCCTCATTGTTGATACCGTGATATCTTTTGATGCCTGTCCCTCTGCTTTTTGTGTTCTTAGGGTGTTGCTGACCACGGGAAGACTTCCTCTCAAAGCTGTTTAAATGAGAATGTCCCTGGCGCAAAGAGTACTACTGACATGGCTTTTTACGTTGCTCTTCCTGATCATGCTGGTGCTGAAGTTGGATGAGAAGGCTCCGTGGAACTGGTTCCTCATTTTCATTCCAGTCTGGATATTTGATACTATTCTCCTCGTTATGTTAATTGTAAAAATGGCTGGACGGTGCAAGTCTGGCTTTGACCCACGCAACGGCTCGCAGAACATCAAGAAAAAAGCCTGGTACCTCATCGCGATGCTGCTCAAGTTAGCCTTCTGCCTCGCCCTCTGCGCTAAACTGCAGCAATTCACCACGATGAAACTAGCCTACGTATTTATCCCCTTGTGGGCCTTGCTTATCGGGGGTATGGTTGAACTTGGATATAATATCTTCTATGTACGAAGAGACTAAGCTGTGTGGGGTATTCAAGTCTGAGACTGGTACCGAACTGCTGGATTATTAGTTTTGCCACAAATGTGATCTCTAGAACACCACATAAGAAAATGTTCTGGAGACTTCATCTAAACGAGGCTGGAGACCAAAAGTAGACTcgttccattttttattttaagatggtCATACATGCTCttgtaaataaaagtatttgttCAACGTTAGGTGTCCTAATAGGGTTGTTTTGTCACACAGAATAAAACTTAAGCTTTTCACACGCAGGTGGATCTCAAAAGGAGCCACAGCTGTTCCATCCCAGAGCAGTCAGCACCTAGCTCTTCCTTACAAGGGTTACCCtcagttttcttatttatgCTGCCATCAAGAAATAACCGGGTAAGGGTACTTTCTGTGATACGATAATTTGCTTTAAGAGTCAGTAACAAATGAAAGCCACTAACAAGAGcaaaaaaggaataaagtgacacagcatttcctttctgaTGGTGAAAATCCTCTTCCAGTGTGGAaaaaggtttggtttttttaacTGCTGGTACACAAACAGTACGTTTACTGGACCATGCCAGCAGGTTtatgttcagagaaaaaagggaCCGCAGTGATTATGATTATCTTTCCAAGTAAAATGTCACCACTTCTCTAAGAGACTGAAGCTGCTGGGTGGGTCCTGTAACGTTTGTGCCAGCAGGAAGGGCTACTTTAACAAGAAAGACGGTTCTTAATGCTGTAGGGTATTAAAGCCCTGGAGGTAAAGCCTCGGCTTTTTGGAGCAAATGTGCTTGATCAAGTAACAAATGCAATGAAGGGAATTTTTGGGGAAGAGCTGGAACGAGAAGCCTGTTCGGGGACTGGAAGTGCTCTTCTGGGAGCCAGGGTAACGTCAAGTTCTAACATCTAGGGCATAATGAACGCGCTTGCTGAAAATAGGGATTCATTTACATTTCCTGCGTGTAATGCAAACAGCCAGGGAAAAACTGCCGATGGTAACAGGAACTGACTAGATCAAAGTGTCTCattcataaaattttaattagctGCACTCAGCTGGAGctgtcctttaaaaaggaaaggtcCTCGACTATGGATTTTTTGCTTACTCTTCAATCACGCACAGCCAGACATAAAAACATAGGAACCAGCTGTCAGAGCCCCCTGAGGCGACTTTAAGGAAACAGCCTGTTCCAGACTAAGGTAATGGGTCTTGATTTAGAACTTCGGGTACCAAATGGTTTTTAGAAAGGATCTAACTCGAGGCTGCTTCAGTGTGGTTGTCTGTCCTGCCTTGCTAACAGGGAAGCCAAGGAATGACAAAAAACCAACTCTTTCTAATCCTTAGCTGTTAAAAGAGCTGTAAAAAGTTGCAAAGTACCTACAATAAAATTAACACAGCAACTTCTGCTAAGCACATCTGTGTGCTCAGTCCCAGTTTACAAGCCTCACAATTTACAGGGAGCTGAAATGATGAATTCTTCCCTtcaaagggggaaggaaaaaaaaaaacagcactttcaTTCGTTTAGtagcaacatttctttttgtggGAGGCGTATCTGGGCGCTGCTTAGCTCTGAGAAACCTTCAGCAGTTGCTGTGTGTCCAGGATAGGCACTCGCCCACTGAAGAACAGGCTTCCTGTGTCATCTGTGTTAACTTCAAACAGCACCTGGGATTAGGATcagctgggggcactggggaggaggaagggcatTGCCCCCAGCGCAAGGTCCCGAGGTCTCAGGCCTGCCA
This genomic window from Cygnus olor isolate bCygOlo1 chromosome 1, bCygOlo1.pri.v2, whole genome shotgun sequence contains:
- the TMEM60 gene encoding transmembrane protein 60; the protein is MRMSLAQRVLLTWLFTLLFLIMLVLKLDEKAPWNWFLIFIPVWIFDTILLVMLIVKMAGRCKSGFDPRNGSQNIKKKAWYLIAMLLKLAFCLALCAKLQQFTTMKLAYVFIPLWALLIGGMVELGYNIFYVRRD